In a genomic window of Caloenas nicobarica isolate bCalNic1 chromosome 1, bCalNic1.hap1, whole genome shotgun sequence:
- the LOC135987647 gene encoding uncharacterized PPE family protein PPE16-like, which yields MPANRPLAGEAMALGFLDLAGELFWISRHGTARRGSTRHGSARLGSVRHGSARHVSARHGSTRHGSARLCSARLSSGRHSSARLSSARLGSARLGTARHGSARHGSARAAWLCTAQISTARLSSGRHGSARHGSARHGSARAGTAQHGTARHGYARHDSARAGTARLGSARLSSGRVRSERLGTAQLGMALHGTARNGSAWHGSAPHSSTRHGWARHGSTQHASAQNG from the coding sequence ATGCCGGCGAACCGGCCCCTGGCCGGAGAGGCTATGGCCCTGGGCTTCCTGGATTTGGCCGGTGAGCTGTTCTGGATCTCCAggcatggcacggctcggcGCGGCTCGactcggcacggctcggcacggctcggctcggtccggcacggctcggctcggcacgtctcagctcggcacggctcgactcggcacggctcggctcggctaTGCTCGGCACGGCTCAGCTCTGGCCGGCACAGCTCGGCACGGCTcagctcggcacggctcggctcggcacggctcggcacggcacggcacggctcggcacggcacggctcggctcgggcGGCATGGCTCTGCACGGCACAGATCAGCACGGCACGGCTCAGCTCGGgccggcacggctcggctcggcacggctcggctcggcacggctcagcTCGGGCCGGCACGGCTcagcacggcacggcacggcacggctaTGCTCGGCACGACTCAGCTCGGgccggcacggctcggctcggctcggcacggctcagcTCGGGCCGAGTCCGCTCGGaacggctcggcacggcacaGCTCGGCATGGCTCTGCACGGCACAGCTCGGAACGGCTCTgcatggcacggctcggctccGCACAGCTCCACGCGGCATGGCTGGGCACGGCACGGATCCACACAGCACGCCTCCGCTCAGAACGGCTAA